The Gemmatimonadales bacterium genome contains the following window.
GGCCTCCTCGCCGCGGTACCAGGCCCACCGGGAGCCCGGCGCGGGGTCCACGACGACGGTCTCGGGCGCGAGCGTCCTGGCGTGGCGCAGCGCCGCGTCCGGATCGGGCATGGCGTGGAGGCAGAAGGTGAGGAAGACGACGTCCGCCCTGGCGCGCACCGCGGCGAAGTCGCCGCGGAAGACGATCACCCGGCCGAGCAGGCCCTGCTCGCGGAGCGTCTCGCCGAGGCGCCGGACCGCGTCCGCGTCCCGATCCACCGCCAGCACGCTGCGCGCCGCCGCGCTCCAGGCGACGAGACTGCCCGCGCCCACGCCCACGTGGACGACGGCCTTGTTTTGGAAGTCGCAGCACGACCGGATGTTGTCCATCAGGGCCCGGACGTCGGTCGCCATCTGCCCCCCTCCCGGCTCCGGCGCGCGGCCGATTTGGCGGCGCGTCGCGTTGACACGTTAACGCGCGCGCGCCCGCCGAGCCATTGCCGGAGGTCCGCCGGGCGGGAGGGGCACCCGCCGCGCGGATGCCCCCGAAGCCGCCGCTGCGGGACGATCAGTTCGTGAGGAGGTCGGGCCGGACGGTCAGGATGAGCGCGGAATTCGGCGTGCTGCTCCCGACGTTGCCGAGCACCGCCGTCTTGCCGGCCGGGATGCCCACCGTCGTGCCGAACTCGCCGCCGCGGAAGACCAGATGCACGTGCAGGGTGATGACGGCGCTGTCGCCGCTGCCGCCCACGCGGTCGATGCCGGTTTCGAGCATGTACGGGCCGCCGGCCCCCTGGAGGGACTGGCGGAGCCCCGACTGCGCGACGGCGGTGACGATCCCCTCGGACACGAGGGCGTAGCCGGAGAACCGGAACAGGGACTGGAGACTGCTCTCCACGTCGGCGATGCTGGGGTCGGGGCGCGCCGCGCCGTCGGCCCGGATCAGCTTGAACGTGAGGCGCACGCTCGGCGCCGGACGATCGAACTGCGCCAGGACCCGCGCGATGCGATCGAGGTTGTCCGGCGTCTCGCGCACGGTGATGGTGTTTTCGCCGGCGCTCAGGGCGCCCTGGGCGCCGGGACGGTCCGCGAACACGTACGGCGCCACGACCTGCTGCGCGTCGCCGCGACTGAGGTAGTGCAGGGCGAAGGTCCGGGTCTCGAGCCGCGTCGGCGAGCGCCCGCAGGCGGCGAGCGGGCCGGCGAGGAGCAGCACGATCAGGTGACGCGCCTTCATGACGACCTCCGAGAGGGGAGAAACCACACCACGACGATGTCGGGATCTTTCGGCTGCAACACCACGACCTCGCGGCCGGGCGGGGTCGTGATCGTGAAGCCCCGCGCCGCCACGGCGGGCGGCGGAGGCCGCAGGGGACCGGAGACCGGCCGCGAGGGGAGCGCGAGGATCGTGGCCAGCACCGCGGCCGCGGCGAGCGCGAGCGTCCCGCCCGCCCGGCGGACGGCGCGGCGCCGCCGCGCGGTGGTGGCGGCCCGCGCGATGGCGGCCGACCCGTCGGCGCGGGGCGCCTTGGCCGCCAGCCAGTCGGCGAGTCCGGTCTCGAGACTCAGGATCTCGGCAGCCGCGCCGCGGCAGGCGGCGCAGGTGGCGAGGTGCGCGCCGAGATCCGTATCGGGCCGCGGCGTCAGCTCCGACGGGTCCGCTTCGAGCATCAGGCGCCGCGCGCTGCTGCAGTTCATCTCGCCTCCTCGGCGGCCAGCTCAGGCCAACGTTCCAGGATGCCGGCCCGTATCGCTCTGCGGGCGTGGAACAGATGCACCCGCGCCGTGACCGGTAGCATGCCCAGGCGCTCGGCGACTTCCGCGAGCGAGCACCCTTCGAGGTCCGCGAGGTGAAAGACCTCCCGCTGCCGGCGGGGCAGGCCGTGCAGCAGGCGTTCCGCGAGCTCGGCGACGCGGGCGGCGTGCAGCTGGTCGGTGGGATCGTGCGGCGTCACTGGGTCCACTTCCGCCTCCCGGATGACCGCCGCCGCCAGGTGCAGGCGCCGGCCCACGCTTCGCCGCAGATTGGAGGCCTCGTTTCGCGTCACCTGGTAGAGCCAGGTCGTGAAGCGGGACCGGCCGGAGAACCGGCGCAGGGAGCCGTGCAGCCGCACCAGGACGTCCTGCGTGACGTCCTCGGCGTCCGCGGCCTCGCCGGTGTGCACCAGGGCCCACCGGAACACGGTGGGGCGGCAGTCCCGGAGCAGCGCCTCGAGCGCACCGGCCTCCCCGCGCTTCGCGCGCGGGACCAGATCGGCGGCTGCCGCTTCCAGGCTGCTGGTTTCGCTCAATCCCGCTCCGGTGTCGCACGCAGAGATGAGACGTCACGGACCGAGAATGCGTTTAGCGGTGTAACGTCTGCCGGAACGTCGTGCATGCTACTTCCACGAAGGATGGTCAACATGCGGTCGAAACTGCTCGCCGCGGGCGCCCTGGCGCTCGGCCTCGCGGCGGCGCCCCTCGCGGCGCAAACCTACCACGTCACCCATACCTATACGCTGGGCGGCGACGGCGGCTGGGACTACCTCGCCCTCGACACGGCGAGTCACCGGCTGTTCGTCGCGCGCCAGGACCGCGTCATGGTGGTGGACCCGGCGGCCGGCACGCTGCTCGGCGAGATCCCGGGCCTGAACCGCGCGCACGGCGTGGCGTTCGCCTACGCCGCGGGCCACGGCTTCGCGACCTCGGGCGCCGACAGCACGGTCACGATGTTCGACCTCAAGACGCTGGCCGTGCTGCGGCGGACGGTGGCGGCCATCGACGACGACGGCATCCTCTACGACCCGGCCACGAACCGCATCTTCACGATGAACGGCGACGCGGGCTCGGCCACGGCCATCGACCCGGTGTCGGGCCTGCGCCTGGGCTCGGTGGACCTGGGCGGGAAGCCGGAGTTCGGCGTGAGCGCCGGCGACGGCATGTTGTACGTGAACCTCGAGGACAAGAGCGAGGTGGCCGAGGTGGACGCGCGGGCGATGAAGGTGGTGCGCCACTGGTCCATCGCCCCGTGCCAGTCGCCGAGCGGGCTCGCCATCGACCGCGCCCATCACCTGCTGTTCAGCGGGTGCCGCAACGGCCTGATGGGCGTGTCGAACGCGCGCGAGGGCAAGCTCGTCACCACGGTGCCCATCGGCCGCGGCGTGGACGCCTGCCGGTTCGACGCGGGCCAGTCGCTCGCCTTCGCCTCGAACGGCGACGGCACCATCACCGTGATCCGCGAGGATTCGCCGACGGCGTTCACCGTCGTGAGCAACGCCGCCACCAGGATGGGCGCGCGCACCATGGAGCTCGACGAGGCGACCCACCGGCTGTACACGGTCACCGCCGACTTCGGCCCGGCCCCAGCGCCCACGCCGGAGCACCCGCGCCAGCGACCGCCGGTGCTGCCCGGCACCTTCGCGCTGCTGGTGCTGGAGCCGTAGGTCCGGCGCCCCCGGCAACGTCCGTCTTGCTCGGAGCCACGGCGCCGTTCTAGGTTGCTGGACCCTCAACGCCAGGCGGCGCCATGCTCATGCGCGTGAGATGCGTTCTCGCGACCGTCGCTCTCGCCCTGGTCCCAGCGGCGCTCGCCGCCCAACGCCCGGAGGTCGCCCCGCTCGGCGCGTACCTCGGCCGGTGGCACAGCGTGGGCGAATCGCACGCCACGGAGTTCTCCAAGGCCGGCAGCTCGACCGCCGACCTCGAGTGCCGCTGGTCCGCGGGCGGCCGGTTCCTCGCGTGCGACATGCGGATCGTCGCGGGCGGCGACTCGATCGAGCAGCTCAGCGCCTACGGCCCGGCGGACTCCGGCCGCTTCGCGCTCTACGCCGTGACGCCGGGCGGGCGCCCCGCGTACTTCTCGCGGGTCACCATCGCCGGGAACACGTGGACCTACGAGAATCCGAACGCCCCCGCGACCGGCACCCGGTGGCGCACGATCAACGAGTGGGTCGCTCCGGGCGAGATGCACTGGCGCGCCCAGTTCTCCGAGGACGGCGAGCACTGGACGACGACCAACGAGGGCGTGAGCACGAGGGTCGGGTAGCCTTCGGTGCGGTACGTCTGGCTGGCCGACCTGGTGCTGGGGCTCCACCTGGCGTTCGTGGCGTTCGCCGTGCTGGGCGGGCTGCTCGTCCTGCGGCGGCAGCGCCTGGCGTGGCTGCACCTCCCGTGCGTCGCGTGGGCGAGCTTCGTCGAGTTCGCCGGCATCATCTGCCCGCTCACGCCGCTGGAGAACCACCTGCGCGTGCTGGGCGGGGAGCGCGGCTACGCCGGCGACTTCGTCGGGCACTACATCACGGCCGTGCTCTACCCCGACGGCCTGACGCGCGGCATCCAGATCGTGCTGGGGAGCTTCGTCGTGGCGCTGAACCTCGCGGTGTACTGGCGCGTAGTCGCGCGCCATCGGGCGTGGGAAGCCGCGCGCGCGACGGGACCGCGTCCGACTGGCCTCCGGCGGCGATCGTGACCAAATTGCTCTGATTCGCCGCATCACCGAAGGAGTCGTCGTGGCGGCACCATTGGGTCGCGTTCGGAGTCCCGCGCCGGTTCCGTCGGACGCCCTCGAGCAGTACTTCGAGCCGTTCCGCGCCGAGACGGTCGGGTACCACCAGGTGTTTCGCTCCCCCTACGGCGAACAGCGCATCGTGTACGCCGACTGGACGGCGAGCGGCCGCCTGTACCGGCCGATCGAGCGCCGGCTGGTCGAGGCGTTCGGGCCGTTCGTCGGCAACACGCACTCCGAGTCGAGCGCCACGGGCTCGGCGATGACGCTGGCCTACCACGAGGCGCACCGCATCCTCAAGGCGCACGTGCACGCGGGGCCGCGCGACCTGATCCTCACCACCGGCACCGGCATGACCGGCGGCGTGAACAAGTTCCAGCGGCTGCTCGGCCTCAAGGTGCCGGACGGCCTGCGGCGCCACGTGAAGCTCGCCGAGGCGGAGCGGCCGGTGGTGTTCGTCACGCACATGGAGCACCACTCCAACCACACGTCGTGGTACGAGACCATCGCCGACGTCGTGGTGGTGCCGCCCGACGCGCGGGGCGTGGTGGACCTCGCGGCGCTGGACGACCTGCTGCACCGCTACCGGGACCGGCCGCTCAAGATCGGCGCGTTCAGCGCCTGCTCGAACGTGACGGGCATCGGGACGCCGTATCACGCGATGGCGAAGCTGATGCACCGCGCGGGGGGCGTGGCGTTCGTGGACTGGGCGGCCTCCGCGCCGTACACGGCGCTGGACATGCATCCGGCCGACGCCGAGGAGCAGCTCGACGCGGTGCTGTTCTCGCCGCACAAGTTCCTCGGCGGCCCGGGCTCCTCCGGCGTGCTGATCTTCAACCGCGACCTCTACCACAACCGCGTGCCCGACGACGCCGGCGGCGGGACGGTGGCGTGGACCAATCCGTGGGGGAAGTACGCCTTCCTCGACGACCCCGAGGCGCGGGAAGACGCCGGGACGCCGGGCTTCCTGCAGGCGATCAAGGCGGCGCTGGCGGTGGAGCTGAAGGAAGCGATGGGGGTGGAGGCGATGGCGCGGCGCGAGCAGGCGGTGGTGCCGCGGGTGATGGACGCGCTGGAAGCGATCCCCGGCGTGCACGTGCTGGCGCGCGGCCGCCGCGAGCGGCAGGCGATCGTCTCGTTCTACGTCGAGAGCGTGCACTACAACCTGGTGGTGCGGCTCCTCAACGACCGGTTCGGCATCCAGTCGCGCGGCGGGTGCTCGTGCGCGGGCACCTACGGGCACTACCTGCTCAACGTGGATCCGTCGCGCTCGAAACGCATCACCGACCGCATCGACCACGGCGACCTGTCCGAGAAGCCGGGCTGGGTGCGGCTCTCCTTCCACCCGACGACCACGATGGCCGACGTGCGGCACTGCATCGGCGCCGTGGCCCAGACCGTGGAGCACGGCCAGGTGTGGGCGCAGGACTACGTCTACTCGTCCGGCACCAACGAGTACACGCACCGTGCCGGCGACGCGGGCGCGGCCTCGCGCGTGCGCGGCTGGTTCGACCTGGAAGGCCACCCGTCGCACCCGTAGCTTCCCCCGCGCCATGATCGGACGCCGCACCCTCACGCCGGCCCTGCGAGGCCTGCACGCCTATTGGGGCACCGCCGTCCTGCTGGCAGCCGCCAGCGCGACGGCCTTGGCGGTGCTGCTGCCCGCGGCATCGCTGGTGGGACGGGGCGGGGGCGCATTCCCGGCCCGCCTCGCGGTCGCTCCCGCGGGCGCCATGGACCTCGGGATCGCTTGGGGCAGCCTGGTGCGCAGCCCCGACGCGATCCGCGAGACGGCCGTCACGACCCTCTCCCACCTGCTGCTCGGCGTCGCCGCCGGCGTCGTCGCGGTCACCTGGCTCACCACGCTCGCGCTCTCCACGGCCCGCGCGTCCGCCCGCGCGGGGGAGGTCGTCATCCGGCGCGCGGTGGGGGCCACGAGGCTCGACCTGCTCGGCGCGTCGCTGCTCGAGGGCGGCTTCATCGCCACGGCGGCCCTCGCAATCGGCGGTGCGACCGGGCTCGCTGCCGCGCGGGTCGCGCTCGGGGCGTGGCCGGGCCCGGTCGGGCCAGTGGCACCGGCGTTCGGTGCCGCGGCGGCCGCGGCGCTGGTCGCGGGCCTCGTGCTCGGCGCGCTGCTGCCGCTGGCGTTCACGCGCCCGGGCGCCCGCCTCGTTTCCGCCGATGAGGCCGCGCTCGCTCTGGCGGTACCGGCGCTGCAGCTCGGTGTCAGCCTCACGGTGCTGGTGGCCGGCTCCCTCCTCGCAACCCGCGCCCGCGGGCCGGCAGGGGAGGGTGGCACGCCGGGTGCCGGGGCGGCCGGTGGCCAGGTCTACGAGGTCACGGCAGGCGACCCGGCGCCGGCCGAGCGGGCGGCCGCCTACGCGGAGCTGCTGCGGCGGCTTGCCGCCGAGCCATCGGTCGAGGTGGCGAGCCTCACCAGCCCCGGCGCGACGGTGGGACTCGGCCCCGAGGACGTGGTCGCCTCGGATTGTGGCGACTGCCGGTGGGGCGGTCTCCCGCTGCCGTGGCACACCTTCTTCGCTATTCACCACCTGGTGAGCGCCGACAGCTTCCGGGCGCTGGGCCTGCGGGTCGTGGCGGGACGGGCCCTGACCGGCGCCGACCGCTGGGGTGCCCCACGCGTCGCGGTCGTGAGCCGCAGCCTCGCGAACCTGCACTTCGAGGCGAGCGGCGCCGTGGGCCGGCGCATACGGGTCGGGCACGGGTCGGACGCGCTGTACACGGTGGTCGGGGTGGTGGACGACCGCGCGCCGGCCGGCTTCGGCGGCGGCTACGAGCCGCCCGACGTGGTGTATCTCAGCGTGCTTCAGCATCCCGCCACCGCCGTGGAGCTGCTGGTGCGGCCTCGCGGGCCCGCGGCCGCGGGCCCCGCGGTCGACCGCGCGCTGCGCCAGGCCCCGGGCCGGCGACTCGCCGGCCTCGCCCGCGTCTCGGAGGCGGGCCTCCTGGCGGCGGAGGCGGCGCCGCTCGGGTGGTTCGGGCGGATGCTGGGCGCCGCGGGCAGCGCCCTGGTCGCCATCGCCACCCTCGGCACCTTCGCCGTGATGTGGCTGTGGGTGGCGTCGCTGCTGCGCGAGCTGGGAGTGCGCCGCGCGGTCGGCGCGCGCCGCCGCGACGTCCTGGCCTTCGTGCTCTCTCGTGCCGCGCTGGTCGCGGTGGCCGGCCTCGCGTTCGGAGCCTGGGCGGGGATGATGGCCTGGGACGCGCTGAGCGCGGTGGTCGCCGGGCTGCCGGCCTGGGATCCGCACGCGCTGCTCCGCTACGGCTCGCTGCTCGCCGCGGCCACGCTGGCCGGCGCGCTGGCGCCGGCATGGCGGGCGTCGCGGCAGTCGCCGGTGCGGCTGCTCGGTGCGTCGTAGCGGCCCTTCGACGCTCCTGTTGCGAGCGGTGGTCGGGCGGTCCCTCGTGGGCCGCCCGTCGTGTCGTGGGGGCCGGGGTCGCGGCTCCGCGGCGAGGCGGCTCGGGCCGGCGTCCGGCTCTTGCGGGCCCATACTTTGCGTTGTAAAGTACTTCGCCCAATAGCGAAGGCGTGACCGTGACCCTGCTCGATCTGCTCGGGACCCTGCTGTTGCTGGGATCGGTGCTGCTGGTGCTCGTCCTGCTGCCGCGCCTGGCGGTGCTCGCGCTGCGGGGCCGCTGGTCCGGCGTGCGGCGGGGAGCCGGCGGCCTCGGCCTCTACCTCGCCGGCTACGGGGTGATTCTCGTGACGGTGGCGCTGGTGATGCCGCGCGAGCGGCGCGCGCCGGGAGAGCGGGAGTGCTTCGACGACTGGTGCGCGGCGGGAATCGGCGTCGAGCCCGCCGCAGGTGACGAAGCGCGGTGCGCGGACCGGGCCGGGACCCGGGTGTGGGTGGCGACGGTGGAGGTCTCGAGCGACGCCAAGCGCGTGCGTCAGCGGGCGCTCGACGCGCGCGCCCTGCTCGAGGACGCCGGTGGGCGGGAATACGCCGCCTGCGGCTCGCCTCTCGGCGCCCACGTGCTCGCGGACGAGCTGGGCCCGGGCGAGGCGTTCCAGGTGAGGGAGCCGTTCCGGCTTCCCGCGGCGGCGGTCCCGGCGGGCGTGGTGATCAGCCATGGGGGCTTTCCGGGGATCCTGATCATCGGCGAGGACCAGAGCCTGTTCCACCGGCGCACGCTGCTCGGGGTGGCGGTGCGCGGCGGCTGACGCCGGGTCCGGCGGGGGCTGCCGCCGGGCCGCCGCGCGGGTGCCGGCGCGGCGGTACGGAAGCCCGGCCGCCGCAGTAATATTGTAGCCCGTGGCCGATCTCCCCGCCGACCTCCAGGAGGCACTGGGCGCCCGCTACGAGCTGCGCCGCGTGCTCGGCCGCGGCGGCATGGCGACGGTGTACCTCTCCCGCGACCTCAAGCACCGCCGGGACGTCGCGCTCAAGGTGCTGCGGCCGGACCTCGCCGCCTCGCTCGGCGCGGAGCGATTCCTCCAGGAAATCCAGATCGCGGCCCGGCTCACCCACCCGCACATCCTCGCCCTGCACGACTCGGGGGAGGCCGGCGGATTCCTGTACTACGTGATGCCGTTCATCGAGGGCCCCTCGCTCCGCGCGCGGCTCGACGCGGAGCGGCGCTTCGAGCGCGGCGCCGCGCTGGCCGTCGCCTCGCCGGTGGCCGAGGCGCTGAGCTACGCCCACCGGATGGGCGTGCTCCACCGGGACATCAAGCCCGAGAACATCCTGTTCTCGCAGGGGCACCCCATCGTCGCCGACTTCGGCATCGCCAAGGCGATCAGCACGGCGGGGCAGACCAACCTGACGCGCACCGGCTTCCCGCTCGGCACGCCCGGGTACATGAGCCCGGAGCAGGCGGCGGGCCTCACGGACCTCGACGAGCGCACCGACGTGTACAGCCTCGCCGTCGTCGTCTACGAGATGCTGGTGGGCGCGGTTCCGGGGCACTGGCCGAGCGAGGAGGCCGTCCGCAGCGGCCGGTTCCTCGAGGCGCCGCCGGCGCACCGGTCGCGGCTCGCGCAGGTCGGGGGCGTCGTGGAGGGTGCGCTGGCCCACGCGATGGCCATCCGGCACGACCAGCGCACGGCGACGCCGACCAGGCTGATCGAGGAGCTGACGGGCTCGGCGGTGCTGCCGCGCCGGTACAGCGAAGGCGAGGTGCAGGAGATCGTCAAGCGCGCCAGCGAGATCGAGGCATCGCACCCGACGGCCGGTGGCACGATGACGGTGGGCGGGATCGAGGCGCTGGCGGCGGAGGTCGGCATCGCGCCGGAGACGGTGCGTGCGGCCGCGCGCGCTCTTCCCGCGGGTGGCACGCCGGCGGCGCCGGCCGCCAACCGGCCCAACTTCTGGCTGGGTGCGCCGACGAGCCTGGCGTACGAGCGGGTCGTCGAGGGCGAGGTGCCGGACGCCGAGTTCCCGGTGATGGTGGACGAGATCCGGCGGCTCAGCGCCCACCCGGGACAGGTGAGCCAGCTCGGGCGCTCGTTCTCGTGGACCAGTGCGCGGGGCGGGGGCTCGACTCGCTCCCTGGAAGTGGCCGTCGCCGTGCGTGGCGGGCGCACCAGGATCAGCGTGCGGGAAAGCCTCGGCCCGCTCATCGGCGGCTGGTTCGGCGGTTTGGGCGGCGGGCTCGGAGGCGGAGG
Protein-coding sequences here:
- a CDS encoding class I SAM-dependent methyltransferase; its protein translation is MATDVRALMDNIRSCCDFQNKAVVHVGVGAGSLVAWSAAARSVLAVDRDADAVRRLGETLREQGLLGRVIVFRGDFAAVRARADVVFLTFCLHAMPDPDAALRHARTLAPETVVVDPAPGSRWAWYRGEEA
- a CDS encoding RNA polymerase sigma factor; this translates as MSETSSLEAAAADLVPRAKRGEAGALEALLRDCRPTVFRWALVHTGEAADAEDVTQDVLVRLHGSLRRFSGRSRFTTWLYQVTRNEASNLRRSVGRRLHLAAAVIREAEVDPVTPHDPTDQLHAARVAELAERLLHGLPRRQREVFHLADLEGCSLAEVAERLGMLPVTARVHLFHARRAIRAGILERWPELAAEEAR
- a CDS encoding DUF2784 domain-containing protein; translation: MRYVWLADLVLGLHLAFVAFAVLGGLLVLRRQRLAWLHLPCVAWASFVEFAGIICPLTPLENHLRVLGGERGYAGDFVGHYITAVLYPDGLTRGIQIVLGSFVVALNLAVYWRVVARHRAWEAARATGPRPTGLRRRS
- a CDS encoding aminotransferase class V-fold PLP-dependent enzyme; its protein translation is MAAPLGRVRSPAPVPSDALEQYFEPFRAETVGYHQVFRSPYGEQRIVYADWTASGRLYRPIERRLVEAFGPFVGNTHSESSATGSAMTLAYHEAHRILKAHVHAGPRDLILTTGTGMTGGVNKFQRLLGLKVPDGLRRHVKLAEAERPVVFVTHMEHHSNHTSWYETIADVVVVPPDARGVVDLAALDDLLHRYRDRPLKIGAFSACSNVTGIGTPYHAMAKLMHRAGGVAFVDWAASAPYTALDMHPADAEEQLDAVLFSPHKFLGGPGSSGVLIFNRDLYHNRVPDDAGGGTVAWTNPWGKYAFLDDPEAREDAGTPGFLQAIKAALAVELKEAMGVEAMARREQAVVPRVMDALEAIPGVHVLARGRRERQAIVSFYVESVHYNLVVRLLNDRFGIQSRGGCSCAGTYGHYLLNVDPSRSKRITDRIDHGDLSEKPGWVRLSFHPTTTMADVRHCIGAVAQTVEHGQVWAQDYVYSSGTNEYTHRAGDAGAASRVRGWFDLEGHPSHP
- a CDS encoding FtsX-like permease family protein; translated protein: MIGRRTLTPALRGLHAYWGTAVLLAAASATALAVLLPAASLVGRGGGAFPARLAVAPAGAMDLGIAWGSLVRSPDAIRETAVTTLSHLLLGVAAGVVAVTWLTTLALSTARASARAGEVVIRRAVGATRLDLLGASLLEGGFIATAALAIGGATGLAAARVALGAWPGPVGPVAPAFGAAAAAALVAGLVLGALLPLAFTRPGARLVSADEAALALAVPALQLGVSLTVLVAGSLLATRARGPAGEGGTPGAGAAGGQVYEVTAGDPAPAERAAAYAELLRRLAAEPSVEVASLTSPGATVGLGPEDVVASDCGDCRWGGLPLPWHTFFAIHHLVSADSFRALGLRVVAGRALTGADRWGAPRVAVVSRSLANLHFEASGAVGRRIRVGHGSDALYTVVGVVDDRAPAGFGGGYEPPDVVYLSVLQHPATAVELLVRPRGPAAAGPAVDRALRQAPGRRLAGLARVSEAGLLAAEAAPLGWFGRMLGAAGSALVAIATLGTFAVMWLWVASLLRELGVRRAVGARRRDVLAFVLSRAALVAVAGLAFGAWAGMMAWDALSAVVAGLPAWDPHALLRYGSLLAAATLAGALAPAWRASRQSPVRLLGAS
- a CDS encoding serine/threonine-protein kinase produces the protein MADLPADLQEALGARYELRRVLGRGGMATVYLSRDLKHRRDVALKVLRPDLAASLGAERFLQEIQIAARLTHPHILALHDSGEAGGFLYYVMPFIEGPSLRARLDAERRFERGAALAVASPVAEALSYAHRMGVLHRDIKPENILFSQGHPIVADFGIAKAISTAGQTNLTRTGFPLGTPGYMSPEQAAGLTDLDERTDVYSLAVVVYEMLVGAVPGHWPSEEAVRSGRFLEAPPAHRSRLAQVGGVVEGALAHAMAIRHDQRTATPTRLIEELTGSAVLPRRYSEGEVQEIVKRASEIEASHPTAGGTMTVGGIEALAAEVGIAPETVRAAARALPAGGTPAAPAANRPNFWLGAPTSLAYERVVEGEVPDAEFPVMVDEIRRLSAHPGQVSQLGRSFSWTSARGGGSTRSLEVAVAVRGGRTRISVRESLGPLIGGWFGGLGGGLGGGGLGPLLGILAQNVGAVAAVVAVPFWLAGVFATSRSAYYYTVRRRDRQLTELTERLAALAQQLALRPQGLLEADRRMLP